In the Aliarcobacter cryaerophilus genome, one interval contains:
- a CDS encoding phenylalanine--tRNA ligase subunit alpha, translating to MELWIKKIESASTLEELESLRVDTLGKKGVLTIEFAKMKDIPADDKKSFAENLNRQKDEITRALDSKKVELEVIALDKKLQSEKIDVTKFNNELSCGAAHPVAETMNRIINYFLNLNFTVEEGPLVEDDFHNFQALNLPEYHPARDMADTFYNKDYTLLRTHTSPVQIRTMLSQKAPIRMIAPGTVFRRDFDITHTPMFHQIEALVVDEADKISFANLKHVLVEFLQHMFGEVEVRFRPSYFPFTEPSAEVDISCVFCKGSGCRVCSQTGWLEVLGCGVVDQNVFDAVGYKDKSGYAFGLGIERFAMLIHSIGDLRSLFESDTRLLGQFK from the coding sequence TTGGAACTTTGGATAAAGAAAATCGAATCTGCTTCAACACTTGAAGAACTGGAGAGTTTAAGAGTTGATACCCTTGGTAAGAAGGGAGTTTTGACTATAGAATTTGCAAAAATGAAGGATATTCCAGCTGATGATAAAAAATCATTTGCAGAAAATCTAAATAGACAAAAAGATGAAATAACAAGAGCTTTAGATAGCAAAAAAGTAGAACTAGAAGTAATTGCTTTAGACAAAAAATTACAATCTGAAAAAATTGATGTTACAAAGTTTAATAACGAACTTAGTTGTGGTGCTGCTCACCCAGTTGCAGAGACAATGAATAGAATTATTAACTACTTTTTAAACCTTAATTTTACGGTTGAAGAAGGTCCACTAGTAGAAGATGATTTTCATAATTTTCAAGCACTAAACCTACCTGAATATCATCCAGCGCGAGATATGGCAGATACTTTTTACAACAAAGATTATACACTTTTAAGAACACATACTTCTCCTGTTCAAATAAGAACAATGCTAAGTCAAAAAGCTCCTATAAGAATGATCGCTCCAGGAACTGTTTTTAGAAGAGATTTTGATATCACTCACACTCCAATGTTTCATCAAATTGAAGCTTTAGTTGTAGATGAAGCAGATAAAATCTCATTTGCAAATTTAAAACATGTTTTAGTTGAATTTTTACAACACATGTTTGGAGAAGTTGAAGTTAGATTTAGACCTTCATATTTCCCATTTACAGAACCTTCTGCTGAAGTTGATATTTCATGTGTTTTTTGCAAAGGAAGTGGTTGCCGTGTATGTTCACAAACAGGATGGCTTGAAGTTTTAGGATGTGGTGTTGTAGATCAAAATGTTTTTGATGCTGTTGGATATAAAGATAAATCAGGTTATGCATTTGGTTTAGGAATAGAAAGATTTGCTATGCTAATTCATAGTATTGGGGATTTAAGATCTCTATTTGAGAGTGATACAAGACTATTAGGACAATTTAAATGA
- a CDS encoding histidine triad nucleotide-binding protein, with product MCIFCKIVNKEIPSNIVLEDDNFLAFHDINPTRKIHVLVIPKSHYDSFEDTPSDIMSDLSSFIKKVTKELRIDKSGYRMITNIGNDGGQEVPHLHFHLIGGEKVGRLVRDKNDL from the coding sequence ATGTGCATTTTTTGCAAAATTGTAAATAAAGAGATACCCAGCAATATTGTATTAGAAGATGATAATTTTTTAGCTTTTCATGATATAAATCCTACAAGAAAGATTCATGTTTTAGTGATTCCAAAGTCTCATTATGATTCATTTGAAGATACTCCATCTGATATTATGTCTGATTTAAGTAGTTTTATAAAAAAAGTTACAAAAGAGTTAAGAATAGATAAAAGTGGATATAGAATGATTACAAATATTGGAAATGATGGTGGGCAAGAGGTACCACACTTACATTTTCATTTAATTGGTGGTGAAAAAGTTGGAAGATTAGTTAGGGACAAAAACGATTTATAA
- the accA gene encoding acetyl-CoA carboxylase carboxyl transferase subunit alpha, which yields MATYLEFEEKIKKIEEDIIIAKTKSDEAAVEILNKKLEKEVEKTFKNLNDYQKLQLARHPDRPYALDYINAILSNAYEIHGDRHFVDDNAIVCYLGFIGTQKTLVIGEQKGRGTKEKLKRNFGMPSPEGYRKALRAAQIAEKFQIPILMLVDTPGAYPGLGAEERNQSEAIAKNLYEFANFTTPTVSVVIGEGGSGGALAISVADKLAMMRYSVYAVISPEGCSAILWNDPSKVETAAQALKITAENLKQQNLIDDVINEPLIGAHRNKDEAYMALKEYFLNSVEELKKLTPQERQEKKYQKIMNLGSFSE from the coding sequence TTGGCTACTTACTTAGAATTTGAAGAAAAAATAAAGAAAATTGAAGAAGATATAATAATTGCAAAAACAAAATCGGATGAAGCTGCTGTTGAAATATTAAATAAAAAACTTGAAAAAGAGGTTGAAAAAACTTTTAAAAATTTAAATGATTATCAAAAGCTTCAACTTGCACGTCATCCAGACAGACCTTATGCACTTGATTATATAAATGCTATTTTATCAAATGCTTACGAAATTCATGGAGATAGACACTTTGTAGATGATAATGCAATTGTTTGTTATTTAGGTTTTATTGGAACTCAAAAAACTTTAGTAATTGGTGAGCAAAAGGGTCGGGGAACAAAAGAGAAACTAAAAAGAAACTTTGGAATGCCTAGTCCTGAAGGTTATAGAAAAGCTTTAAGAGCTGCACAAATAGCAGAAAAATTTCAAATTCCGATTCTTATGTTAGTTGATACTCCAGGTGCATATCCAGGGCTTGGAGCTGAAGAGAGAAATCAAAGTGAAGCAATTGCAAAAAATCTTTATGAATTTGCAAATTTTACAACTCCAACAGTTTCAGTTGTAATTGGAGAAGGTGGTAGTGGTGGAGCTTTAGCTATATCTGTTGCTGATAAGCTTGCTATGATGAGATATTCTGTATATGCTGTTATATCACCTGAGGGTTGTAGTGCTATTTTATGGAATGACCCATCAAAAGTTGAAACAGCAGCACAAGCACTTAAAATTACAGCTGAAAATCTAAAGCAACAAAATCTAATAGATGATGTTATAAATGAGCCTCTAATTGGTGCTCATAGAAATAAAGATGAAGCTTATATGGCTTTAAAAGAGTATTTTTTAAACTCGGTTGAAGAGCTTAAAAAACTAACTCCACAAGAGAGACAAGAGAAAAAATATCAAAAAATTATGAATTTGGGATCTTTTTCTGAGTAA
- a CDS encoding beta-ketoacyl-ACP synthase II, with the protein MKRVVITGLGTINSTGHSVNESFDAVVNGVCGIDKITLFDTTDFSVQIAGEVKNFDPETVMDKKEVKKADRFIQLGIKAALEAMIDSGFVTSENKKVDDSIANRFGIISGSGIGGLSTIQKNSTICDTKGSRKISPFFIPSSLANMLSGFISIEHNLKGPSLSHVTACAASTHALNDAMKTIVLGGADRILVVGAESAICGAGVGGFAAMKALSTRNDDPKKSSRPFDIDRDGFVMGEGAGALVLETLDSAIARNAKIYCEIIGFGESGDANHITSPVIDGPLRAMRAAFEMAKELTGEYPKIDYINTHGTSTPVGDKNETAAIKELFNGKDNCPPVSSTKGQIGHCLGAAGAIEAIMAIKALNEGVIPPTINVENQDPECDLDVVPNVARKVDLTTVMSNNFGFGGTNGSVIFKKFTK; encoded by the coding sequence ATGAAAAGAGTTGTTATTACAGGATTAGGTACTATAAATTCTACTGGACATAGTGTAAACGAATCTTTTGATGCCGTTGTAAACGGTGTTTGCGGAATTGATAAAATTACACTGTTTGATACAACTGATTTTTCAGTTCAAATTGCAGGTGAAGTAAAAAATTTTGATCCTGAAACTGTAATGGATAAAAAAGAGGTTAAAAAAGCTGATAGATTTATTCAATTAGGTATAAAAGCAGCTTTAGAAGCTATGATTGATAGTGGTTTTGTTACAAGTGAAAATAAAAAAGTAGATGATTCAATAGCAAATAGATTTGGAATAATTTCAGGTTCTGGAATTGGTGGATTAAGTACAATTCAAAAAAATTCTACAATTTGTGACACAAAAGGTTCAAGAAAAATATCTCCATTTTTTATACCATCATCTTTAGCAAATATGCTAAGTGGGTTTATCTCTATTGAACATAATTTAAAAGGTCCATCTTTAAGCCATGTTACTGCTTGTGCTGCTTCAACTCATGCATTGAATGATGCTATGAAAACAATTGTTTTAGGTGGAGCTGATAGAATTTTAGTTGTTGGGGCTGAAAGTGCTATTTGTGGAGCTGGTGTTGGTGGTTTTGCTGCTATGAAAGCATTATCTACTAGAAATGATGACCCTAAAAAATCTTCAAGACCTTTTGATATAGATAGAGATGGATTTGTAATGGGTGAAGGAGCTGGTGCTTTAGTTCTTGAAACTCTTGATAGTGCAATAGCTAGAAATGCAAAAATATATTGTGAAATTATTGGTTTTGGAGAGAGTGGTGATGCAAATCATATCACTTCACCTGTAATAGATGGTCCTTTAAGAGCTATGAGAGCTGCATTTGAAATGGCAAAAGAGTTAACTGGAGAGTATCCAAAAATTGACTATATAAATACTCATGGAACTTCAACTCCAGTTGGAGATAAAAATGAGACAGCTGCTATTAAAGAACTTTTTAATGGAAAAGATAACTGCCCTCCTGTATCATCTACAAAGGGTCAAATTGGTCACTGTTTAGGTGCTGCTGGAGCTATTGAAGCTATTATGGCTATTAAAGCTTTAAATGAAGGTGTTATTCCTCCTACAATAAATGTTGAAAACCAAGATCCAGAATGTGATTTGGATGTTGTTCCAAATGTTGCTAGAAAAGTTGATTTAACAACTGTTATGTCAAATAACTTTGGTTTTGGTGGAACAAACGGTTCAGTAATTTTTAAAAAATTTACAAAATAA
- the acpP gene encoding acyl carrier protein, whose protein sequence is MALLDDVKAVVVDQLDCDPAEVKEDSKFIEDLGADSLDVVELVMALEEKFDIEIPDEEAEKILTVGDAISYIENNK, encoded by the coding sequence ATGGCATTATTAGATGATGTAAAAGCTGTTGTTGTTGATCAATTAGATTGCGATCCAGCTGAAGTAAAAGAAGATTCAAAGTTCATTGAAGACTTAGGAGCAGATTCACTAGATGTTGTGGAGCTTGTAATGGCTTTAGAAGAGAAATTTGATATCGAAATCCCTGATGAAGAAGCTGAAAAAATATTAACTGTTGGTGATGCAATATCATACATTGAAAACAACAAATAG
- the fabG gene encoding 3-oxoacyl-ACP reductase FabG, whose translation MKFSGKNVLITGASKGIGAQIAKNLASYGLKVWINYRSKIEEAEAIKEQIEKAGGTAAIIKADVSIEEQFVAAIKTIIESDGELAYLVNNAGITKDKLALKMSVEDFTSVIDANLTSAFIGCREFFKQRGKKGFGAVVNISSIVGEMGNPGQANYSASKGGLNAMTKSFAKEAASRNIRYNAITPGFIQTDMTDLLKAEVKADYEKNIPLSRFGNPSEIADAVAFLLSDHSSYITGEILKVNGGLYV comes from the coding sequence ATGAAATTTAGTGGAAAAAATGTTTTAATAACAGGTGCAAGCAAAGGTATAGGTGCCCAAATTGCAAAGAATTTAGCAAGCTATGGTTTAAAAGTTTGGATAAATTATAGAAGTAAGATTGAAGAAGCAGAAGCTATAAAAGAACAAATTGAAAAAGCTGGAGGAACAGCAGCAATTATAAAAGCTGATGTATCAATAGAAGAACAGTTCGTAGCTGCTATTAAAACAATTATTGAAAGTGATGGAGAGTTGGCATATTTGGTAAATAATGCTGGAATAACAAAAGATAAACTAGCTCTTAAAATGAGTGTTGAAGATTTTACATCTGTGATTGATGCAAATCTTACTTCAGCATTTATAGGTTGTAGAGAGTTTTTCAAACAAAGAGGTAAAAAAGGTTTTGGAGCTGTTGTAAATATATCTTCGATTGTTGGAGAGATGGGAAATCCTGGTCAAGCAAACTATTCAGCTTCAAAAGGTGGATTAAATGCTATGACAAAATCATTTGCAAAAGAAGCCGCTAGTAGAAATATTAGATACAATGCAATAACTCCAGGATTTATTCAAACAGATATGACAGATTTATTAAAAGCTGAAGTAAAAGCTGATTATGAAAAAAATATTCCTCTTTCAAGATTTGGAAATCCAAGTGAAATTGCAGATGCAGTAGCATTTTTACTAAGCGATCACTCATCATATATCACAGGTGAGATTCTAAAAGTGAATGGTGGATTATACGTTTAA
- a CDS encoding 7-carboxy-7-deazaguanine synthase QueE has protein sequence MLEVNEIFGPTIQGEGKLVGNLSIFIRFGKCNFKCVGFNVEYETPSGVKKCACDSYYAVDMEFKNSWKSYENYLDIVNEVDKLLENYNYKNRVDIVITGGEPLLYWNNQEFQNLIKHYINKNHKLTIETNASLNIDFQEEYQKNILFSMSVKLSNSLEPLKKRVNKSTLTKILENTKESYLKFVIGNDFLENAIVEIEDILKNIPQCEVYLMPLGDSSEAIDINSEKVVNLAIKYGFKYSDRLHIRIWNNKRGV, from the coding sequence ATGCTAGAAGTTAATGAAATTTTTGGACCAACAATTCAAGGAGAAGGGAAATTAGTAGGAAATCTCTCAATTTTCATTCGATTTGGTAAATGTAATTTTAAATGTGTTGGATTTAATGTAGAGTATGAAACTCCAAGTGGAGTTAAAAAGTGTGCTTGTGACTCATATTACGCTGTTGATATGGAGTTTAAAAATAGTTGGAAAAGCTATGAAAATTATCTTGATATAGTAAATGAAGTTGATAAACTTCTTGAAAATTATAATTATAAAAACAGAGTTGATATTGTAATAACAGGTGGCGAACCACTTTTATATTGGAATAATCAAGAGTTTCAAAATTTAATAAAACATTATATTAATAAAAATCATAAGCTAACAATCGAAACAAATGCCTCTTTAAATATAGATTTTCAAGAGGAGTATCAAAAAAATATTCTATTTTCAATGAGTGTAAAACTAAGCAACTCTTTAGAGCCTTTAAAAAAAAGAGTTAATAAATCTACATTAACAAAAATTTTGGAAAATACAAAAGAGTCTTATCTTAAATTTGTAATTGGTAATGATTTTTTAGAAAATGCAATCGTTGAAATTGAAGATATATTAAAGAATATTCCACAATGTGAGGTTTATTTAATGCCACTTGGTGATAGTTCTGAAGCTATTGATATAAACTCTGAAAAAGTTGTAAATCTAGCAATTAAATATGGATTTAAATACTCTGATAGATTGCATATTAGAATTTGGAATAATAAAAGAGGAGTTTAA
- a CDS encoding 6-carboxytetrahydropterin synthase: MWEISKEFDFCYGHRVWSQSLNVEFSLDSCLMCRHLHGHQGKVIVYLKSDTLKSGMVTDFKHLNWFKKFLDDVIDHKFIIDINDPLFSTLLPNIDKNDLISFKEGYKTVDLINFKNELLELYESYIIVDFVPTSENISAWLLKIVQNKMDKLNIKVSKVEFLETPKSKSTFYARS, encoded by the coding sequence ATGTGGGAAATTTCAAAAGAGTTTGACTTTTGTTATGGACATAGAGTTTGGTCACAATCATTAAATGTTGAGTTCTCACTTGATAGCTGTCTTATGTGTAGGCATCTTCATGGGCACCAAGGTAAGGTAATTGTATATCTAAAGTCTGATACTCTAAAAAGTGGAATGGTTACAGATTTTAAACATTTAAATTGGTTTAAAAAATTTTTAGATGATGTTATTGATCATAAGTTTATAATAGATATAAATGATCCACTATTTTCAACTTTACTACCAAATATAGATAAAAATGATTTAATAAGTTTTAAAGAAGGCTACAAAACAGTAGATTTAATAAATTTTAAAAATGAGCTATTAGAACTTTATGAAAGTTATATTATTGTAGATTTTGTTCCAACAAGTGAGAATATTTCAGCATGGTTGTTAAAAATTGTTCAGAATAAAATGGATAAATTAAATATAAAAGTATCAAAAGTTGAATTTTTAGAGACTCCAAAAAGTAAAAGTACTTTTTATGCTAGAAGTTAA
- the queC gene encoding 7-cyano-7-deazaguanine synthase QueC yields the protein MNQNFNKKAVVILSGGMDSTLSSYIAKNSGYELIAIHFNYGQRTQDRELKAFRDICKELNVLNKYEIDIPFFSQIGASALTDKNIDVPVDGIEKGVVPITYVPFRNGIFLSIASAIAEKENASAIYIGVVEEDSSGYPDCSDSFIQKMQNAINEGTKEDTKIEIITPLVHLSKAEIVKEAIKLNAPLELTWSCYKEEEKACGVCDSCRLRLNGFKEANQKDLIPYKES from the coding sequence ATGAATCAAAATTTTAATAAAAAAGCAGTTGTAATATTAAGTGGTGGAATGGATTCCACTTTAAGCTCTTATATTGCAAAAAATAGTGGTTATGAATTAATAGCAATTCACTTTAACTATGGTCAAAGAACTCAAGATAGAGAATTAAAGGCATTTAGAGATATTTGTAAAGAGTTAAATGTTTTAAATAAATATGAGATTGATATTCCATTTTTTTCTCAAATTGGAGCTAGTGCTTTAACTGATAAAAATATAGATGTTCCAGTAGATGGGATTGAAAAAGGTGTTGTTCCAATTACTTATGTTCCATTTAGAAATGGAATATTTTTAAGTATCGCAAGTGCTATTGCGGAAAAAGAGAATGCAAGTGCAATCTATATTGGTGTAGTAGAAGAGGATAGTTCAGGTTATCCAGATTGTAGTGATAGCTTTATACAAAAAATGCAAAATGCTATAAATGAAGGTACAAAAGAGGATACAAAAATAGAGATAATAACTCCTCTTGTTCATTTAAGTAAAGCTGAAATTGTAAAAGAAGCAATAAAATTAAATGCTCCACTAGAACTTACTTGGTCTTGCTACAAAGAAGAGGAAAAAGCTTGTGGAGTTTGTGACTCTTGCAGACTTCGATTAAATGGATTTAAAGAGGCAAATCAAAAAGATTTAATACCTTATAAGGAGAGTTAA
- a CDS encoding 16S rRNA (uracil(1498)-N(3))-methyltransferase, translated as MQFIYDKNAKNELLKIEDENYNYIVKARRHKLYDILDFRNLEDDFLYSYKISQIDKKSLFLNLLKKEEKIIENSKKIHLAWCVVDPKTIYENIASLNELGVDKITFVYSDFSQKNFKINFEKLEKILINSSSQCGRSSIIKLDIYKNIDTFIKDNPDTYFLDFSQTSIDSKVLDIKTLMIGTEGGFSKRERELFNKNFVVGFSSNLILKSQTAIISATSKIIL; from the coding sequence ATGCAGTTTATATATGATAAAAATGCCAAAAATGAGCTTCTAAAAATTGAAGATGAGAATTATAACTATATAGTAAAAGCAAGACGACATAAGCTTTATGATATTTTAGATTTTAGAAACTTAGAAGATGATTTTTTGTATTCATATAAAATATCTCAAATCGATAAAAAGAGTTTATTTTTAAATCTTCTAAAAAAAGAAGAAAAAATTATTGAAAATAGTAAAAAAATTCATCTTGCTTGGTGTGTTGTTGATCCAAAAACTATTTATGAAAATATAGCTAGCTTAAATGAGTTAGGAGTTGATAAAATTACTTTTGTTTATAGTGATTTTTCACAAAAGAATTTTAAAATAAATTTTGAAAAATTAGAAAAAATATTGATAAATTCTTCATCTCAATGTGGAAGAAGTAGCATTATAAAACTTGATATTTATAAAAATATTGATACTTTTATAAAAGATAATCCAGATACATATTTTTTAGATTTTTCTCAAACTTCTATAGATAGTAAAGTATTAGATATTAAAACTTTAATGATCGGAACAGAAGGTGGATTTTCAAAAAGAGAGAGAGAACTTTTTAATAAGAATTTTGTTGTTGGCTTTAGTTCAAATCTTATTTTAAAATCACAAACAGCTATAATATCTGCTACTTCTAAAATAATATTATAA
- a CDS encoding c-type cytochrome produces the protein MRELKILAVVVVLTLITYWGVEPFAHSQMHPHVDPVNYNFEESDRTTSKEAVEKAQKALAEAEKKADEKAIKGAKADLEAALTFEKTINAFWDANKAAITATPNVANGEALVTANCTACHSIESKGFPKLMDDASTAGAYGVATPDLGSAGKLYSKDYLIAFINNPALGSKVSHKFTDGRAHPMPSYELMNTPQEIADMVAYLQSIAPKEMTNKEVFHDACQRCHGLKYADMQKGTMGAFSPDADITKYMGKLPPDLSQYIISRGPDYLGKFINDPQKLLEGTAMPRVGLNQESQEQVIKYLEEVGASKKAEREELGPKFLIYLVIFAIFAFLWKASKWRDVH, from the coding sequence ATGAGAGAATTAAAAATTTTAGCAGTAGTAGTAGTATTAACTCTTATTACTTACTGGGGAGTTGAGCCTTTTGCTCACTCACAAATGCATCCGCATGTTGATCCTGTAAACTATAACTTTGAAGAATCTGATAGAACTACTTCAAAAGAAGCAGTTGAAAAAGCACAAAAAGCTTTAGCTGAAGCTGAGAAAAAAGCAGATGAAAAAGCTATTAAAGGAGCAAAAGCTGATTTAGAAGCAGCTTTAACTTTTGAAAAAACTATCAATGCTTTTTGGGATGCTAATAAAGCTGCAATAACTGCAACTCCTAATGTTGCAAATGGTGAAGCTTTAGTAACGGCAAACTGTACAGCTTGTCATAGTATTGAATCAAAAGGTTTTCCAAAATTAATGGATGATGCATCTACAGCTGGTGCTTACGGTGTTGCAACTCCTGATTTAGGAAGTGCAGGTAAGCTTTATTCTAAAGATTATTTAATTGCTTTTATTAATAATCCAGCACTTGGGTCAAAAGTTTCTCATAAATTTACAGATGGAAGAGCTCATCCAATGCCTAGCTATGAGCTAATGAATACTCCACAAGAAATTGCTGATATGGTTGCATATTTACAATCAATTGCTCCAAAAGAGATGACAAATAAAGAGGTTTTCCATGATGCTTGTCAAAGATGTCATGGTTTAAAATATGCTGATATGCAAAAAGGAACTATGGGTGCATTCTCACCTGATGCTGATATTACAAAATATATGGGAAAACTTCCTCCAGATTTATCTCAATATATTATTAGTAGAGGTCCTGACTATTTAGGTAAATTTATAAATGACCCTCAAAAACTACTTGAAGGTACTGCAATGCCTAGAGTTGGTTTAAATCAAGAGTCACAAGAACAAGTTATAAAATACCTTGAAGAAGTAGGTGCTTCTAAAAAAGCGGAAAGAGAAGAGTTAGGTCCTAAATTCCTAATCTATCTAGTAATTTTCGCAATCTTTGCATTCCTATGGAAAGCAAGTAAATGGAGAGATGTTCACTAA
- a CDS encoding cytochrome b yields the protein MAKFEKANSVGEWLEQRLNIKAINKVMMTEYWIPKDINFLWAMGVLLATTFTILVISGLFLMMYYKPDINLAFDSVNYTIMQEVAFGWLFRHIHGVAASVIFLIIYIHMLTGIYYGSYKQGREMIWISGMLLFVTFSAAGFSGYMLPWGQMSYWAAMVITNLFGGVPVIGDALVVWIRGDFNVADATLTRFFMLHVFLLPIAIMGLIGLHFYTLRIPHVNNQSSEDIDFDAEAEKYLSGNKKESKVIPFWPVFISKDLAVLGVFLIFYFYLVFFHYSFAMDPVNFDPADPMVTPAHIYPEWYFLWSYEVLRGFFFDIAGIKAFDIGLIAFAFANGIFFVLPWLDRDNKILPAHKRPLFFIWFWLLVVDLIVLTVYGKLPPTGANAWVGFFAAVAFILLFVLLPVITKLDQKRRG from the coding sequence ATGGCAAAATTTGAAAAAGCTAACTCTGTTGGTGAGTGGTTAGAGCAAAGACTTAATATAAAAGCAATTAACAAAGTTATGATGACTGAGTATTGGATTCCAAAAGATATTAACTTCTTATGGGCAATGGGAGTACTACTAGCTACTACATTTACTATTTTAGTTATATCTGGATTATTCTTAATGATGTACTACAAACCTGACATCAATTTAGCATTTGATTCAGTTAACTATACAATTATGCAAGAGGTTGCATTTGGTTGGTTATTTAGACATATTCATGGTGTTGCAGCTTCTGTTATATTCCTAATTATATATATTCATATGCTTACAGGTATCTACTATGGTTCATACAAACAAGGTAGAGAGATGATTTGGATTTCAGGGATGTTACTATTTGTTACATTTAGTGCTGCTGGTTTCTCTGGTTATATGCTTCCTTGGGGACAAATGTCTTACTGGGCTGCAATGGTTATCACAAACTTATTTGGTGGAGTTCCTGTTATTGGAGATGCACTAGTTGTTTGGATTAGAGGAGATTTTAATGTTGCTGATGCAACACTTACAAGATTCTTTATGTTACATGTATTCTTATTACCAATAGCTATTATGGGATTAATAGGTTTACACTTCTATACATTAAGAATTCCTCACGTAAATAATCAATCTTCTGAAGATATTGATTTTGATGCTGAAGCTGAAAAATATTTAAGTGGAAATAAAAAAGAGTCAAAAGTTATTCCTTTCTGGCCTGTATTTATCTCAAAAGATTTAGCAGTTCTTGGAGTGTTTTTAATATTCTACTTCTATTTAGTGTTCTTCCACTATAGTTTTGCTATGGACCCAGTTAACTTTGATCCAGCTGATCCTATGGTAACTCCAGCTCATATCTATCCAGAATGGTATTTCTTATGGTCATATGAAGTTTTAAGAGGGTTCTTCTTTGATATTGCTGGAATTAAAGCATTTGATATTGGTTTAATTGCGTTTGCATTTGCAAATGGTATCTTCTTTGTTCTACCATGGTTAGATAGAGATAATAAAATTTTACCAGCTCATAAAAGACCACTATTTTTTATCTGGTTCTGGCTATTAGTTGTAGATTTAATCGTATTAACTGTTTATGGAAAACTTCCTCCAACGGGTGCAAATGCTTGGGTAGGTTTCTTTGCAGCAGTAGCATTTATACTACTATTTGTTCTACTTCCAGTTATTACAAAACTTGATCAAAAAAGAAGAGGGTAA
- a CDS encoding Rieske 2Fe-2S domain-containing protein codes for MSKDTNRRDFIGYSFAAVAAVGGAASLYGMKQVWDPLPSVLAGGFTTIDLSALKAGEPGTFTWRGKPIFVLKKTADMESSTRDLVIGSDRYTVAIGLCTHLGCIPAWKKDIWKCACHGGEFNASGHQTFGPPPRPLDLPPFEVKGNTIVLGNEGPECQKIAEAMKA; via the coding sequence ATGTCTAAAGATACAAATAGACGAGATTTTATTGGCTACTCATTTGCTGCAGTTGCTGCAGTTGGAGGAGCCGCATCTTTGTATGGTATGAAACAGGTATGGGATCCACTTCCTAGCGTTTTAGCTGGTGGATTTACAACTATTGATTTATCTGCTTTAAAAGCAGGAGAACCAGGAACTTTCACTTGGAGAGGGAAACCTATCTTTGTTTTAAAGAAAACTGCTGACATGGAAAGTAGTACAAGAGATTTAGTTATAGGTAGCGACAGATATACTGTTGCAATTGGACTTTGTACTCACCTTGGATGTATTCCAGCATGGAAAAAAGATATTTGGAAATGTGCATGTCACGGTGGAGAGTTTAATGCAAGTGGTCACCAAACTTTTGGACCACCACCAAGACCACTTGATTTGCCTCCATTTGAAGTAAAAGGTAATACGATAGTTCTAGGAAACGAAGGACCAGAGTGTCAAAAAATCGCCGAAGCGATGAAAGCATAA